TTTGATCAGACTAAAAGGTCTGCAGACATGAACACATGTATAACAAtttgtcaaataaaaataaatagcatgaaaatgttttgttcTCTTTCTCTACCTAAGGTACCTGGATGCCTACCTGAAGACTTTCCTTACCTCTGCAGAACGACATTTCATGTTGGGATTACAAGTGACATATTACGTGTTCACGGATCAACCAGACAAGGTACCACACATCGACCTTGGTCCTCAGCGAAGCCTGAAGGTTATCCAGGTGGAAAAGCACTCCAGGTGGCAGGACATCTCTATGATGCGCATGAAAACGATATCAGATACCATAGAATCAGAGATTCGTCACCGCTGCAATTATGTCTTCTGCTTAGACGTGGATCAGGAGTTTAAGGGAAGATTTGGATCAGAGGCTCTGGGGGATTCTGTAGCTTTGGTACATGCCTACTTTTACAAACTTCCAAAGGATATGTGGAGCTATGACAAAAACCCCAAATCCAAAGCCTACATGGAATACGGAGATTACTACTACCATGCTGCTCTCTTTGGAGGCCTGTGTGAACATGTGAAGAGTTTGGCAGATCACTGCTTTCTGGGTATCATGGAGGACAAACTAAATGATGTGGAGGCTCTGTGGCACGATGAGAGTCATCTAAACAAGTACTTTTGGCTTCACAAACCAAGCAGGCTGCTGTCCCCCGAGTACTGCTGGGACCAGAATAATATTGACAACGACATACACGTCGCTCGCCTAATATGGGCAGAAAAACATTATGACACCCTACGTGATCAGTAGACCGGCTACAAGATCCACAAATTGTGAGAAAAGTCACCTGCCACTTTAACACTGGCTGGGTGATATGGTTGTAATCAGTGTTACAATatcaaaaaatatgtttatgatGTGAATATACAACAAGAAATGGAAAATGTTTACTCAaaccttaaaataaaataatcaaactAATTAAAgcatccatctatctatgtatTGGCTATACCCACTTATACTTCAGAGGGTTACGGGAGACTGAAGGCAACTCGCTACATTTCCAACAGTGAAAATGGCATGGTTTCAGTTCTGATCCAAAATGGAATGGGTTCTTCCCAGGaccctgctacacccttccaGATAGTTTCATTAAAAttgggccagtagtttttcatTTTCCGGTTTTGAGTAAAATGTTttgacaactattggatggttTGCCATGCAATTTGGTTTAGACATTCATGTTGTAAATGCtatttacagtgtgcatggaaaTGTGTAAACGTGGTTAAAAACGATACATATTTGCTATTAAAGCCGAACTTGCATTTCAACATTTGCTTTCCACCAATGGAACCTCAGACTCCGAAGCTCAGAAGAATTTTCTAATAAAGCAGGATTTTTTGggtgcctggttagctcacctggtagagcagtcgcccatatatagaggtttactcctcaacgctgCGGCTGCGGGTTCAACTCTGgtctgcggccctttgctgcatgtcactctCGCTCCcgtttcaagtctaagctgtcctatgcacaaataaatgcctaaaatgcccacacacacaaaaaagcagGATTTCTTTCTAAGTATATAAGTTAAAACTTGTACgagattattatataattattaatttgatctgtgttttacacacacaacatttacctgaaaatggcaaatcaAAACCATGTCTTACCTGGGAAAAACAAAAACCCATTCCTTCTTTGATCCTCGTGTACCAAAGGAAAATCGCTGCCATTCAGGATACAAAACTTAAACAACCAATTACATTTGCAGCGCCTGTGGCTTTTCAAATATTTGTTCTCCTCTTAACAACCCTATTTAGGATTTTTAAAAGCAATCAACATCAGTGCATACTTCCAGCAAAATGGTTTGCATATTATAATAAATGAATATAGGCTTATCATGCTACATTGCAATAATTATGTAAATTCCAACCTAGCAAATACTTTGTCGGCATCCAGCAATACAACCGAGCGGGGTGTGTCTATGCTACTTGCCGCATGAGTAGTGTGCAGCAGGCAACGCGCATTATCCGATGCTAGTCCAGTTTTAATAAAACTGTTCTGATCATTGTGTATAAGGtttgcatgtagggaccctcattatgctaccgtggaagtgtggtgctattttgagccttgttagagGTATAAATAAGGTGGTGGGGGGGATCCAGTCAGGTTTCGGGAAAAGATCAAGAGTGCCTTTCAATAGGGACCGATGCTGTTATTGTGACTGTCACTTATCCATTGCTACATCAGTGCCTTCATGCAGGTTAGGGTACAGGTGCAGAAACACAGCACAATGCCAAATGTAAATGGGATCAACAACTGGGCCAGCATTGCTCCCCATgaaaaaatgggttcaaatatccaattttcatttttttccacctctacaaataaaaaaagtggatctttaacctgtttttccaattttctgtttttaattcacaggatcagaaattgagaaaattacaaaattgcgtctgagcttcaattattcaatactgcaatggtattctcttcctctactttgcggaatatgcaggtcattaactgcatatggaccaaaatgaaaaactgatttgactttggggtcagaggtgcttgcaactAATGGTTTTGAGTGGGGGGCGGGACTTAGCTAggcggaacgagggagagaatatcattgcagtattgaataattggagcccagatgcaattttgtaattttaaaaatttctgatcctctgaataaaaacagaaaattggaaaaacaggttaaagatccaatttttttgtcaaggtggaaaaaaaaaaagatatcacTTATGTCCCTGGAGCACACTCTT
This sequence is a window from Perca flavescens isolate YP-PL-M2 chromosome 1, PFLA_1.0, whole genome shotgun sequence. Protein-coding genes within it:
- the LOC114554673 gene encoding N-acetyllactosaminide alpha-1,3-galactosyltransferase, with the protein product KKKRSGLKEISAGILCFHVLIIVSFTSLYLRYLASLIPEDNLPGTGEVTGEGKIRQSINLDDTLDYRARQGVETRTSWKAPIIWEGMFDPILYDQMHIQNQSSVALTVFAVGKYLDAYLKTFLTSAERHFMLGLQVTYYVFTDQPDKVPHIDLGPQRSLKVIQVEKHSRWQDISMMRMKTISDTIESEIRHRCNYVFCLDVDQEFKGRFGSEALGDSVALVHAYFYKLPKDMWSYDKNPKSKAYMEYGDYYYHAALFGGLCEHVKSLADHCFLGIMEDKLNDVEALWHDESHLNKYFWLHKPSRLLSPEYCWDQNNIDNDIHVARLIWAEKHYDTLRDQ